Proteins encoded within one genomic window of Amycolatopsis sp. 2-15:
- a CDS encoding alpha-galactosidase, with protein MNQRWTLELESTSYTVTLEPGNRWLELVAWGPRGVERGPSPLANRGDVHFITDADAAPVEYAPRGLRPFSGADLAVAGDSWWRFDADESTETVLRLAFVDEVTGLRAVQCYRAEPSTDVLCRWVEFTNTGSATLEIDRLGSAGVCVPTGLDGARLTYLTGQWSQEFTRRSTVLEAGSFRMESRFGVPGHQYVPWLAVQDAGSPDGPAYGVSLAWSGSWELDAEIEPSGLTRVRAGRLANPGPIRLEPGAALSTPELALASSVDGLAGLADVWHAYSRKLAGPRLEKRRPVLYNSWEATGFEVNGARQLDLAKQAADLGVELFVVDDGWFVGRDDDTGGLGDWTPEQSSFEGGFGAFVDSVRALGLDFGLWVEPEAISPKSKLYAEHPDWVYRLDGRPATLIRNQLLLDLGKPEVFEYVRGVLDELLTAYPISYLKWDMNRPPTERGRPGAPSADLDAEHVTNYHRLLDHLRTTYPDLIVESCAGGGGRTDLATVSRSDVVWPSDNTAPLDRLRIQDGFLLMHAPHLMSSWVTDAPGVFDPRPRSLRFRFVLAMAGVLGIGADLSHWDADQRAEAAELITRYKELRPILHTGRCRVLSGPERTTAASQYTLGDQTVVLAWSTGQLVGTPLVPGRSSRIKLHGLDTAATYRDEAGVEYSGAHLVHVGLPVEWTAQHDADVFVLTQV; from the coding sequence GTGAATCAACGGTGGACGCTCGAACTCGAATCCACTTCGTATACCGTCACGCTGGAGCCGGGGAATCGGTGGCTGGAGCTCGTTGCGTGGGGTCCGCGCGGCGTCGAGCGTGGTCCGTCTCCGCTGGCCAACCGCGGTGACGTGCACTTCATCACCGATGCCGACGCCGCGCCGGTCGAGTACGCGCCGCGCGGGTTGCGGCCGTTCTCGGGTGCGGACCTCGCCGTGGCGGGGGACTCGTGGTGGCGGTTCGACGCCGACGAATCCACCGAAACGGTGCTGCGGCTGGCGTTTGTCGATGAGGTGACCGGCCTGCGGGCAGTGCAGTGTTACCGCGCGGAACCGAGCACCGATGTGCTGTGCCGGTGGGTCGAGTTCACGAACACCGGCAGCGCGACCCTCGAGATCGACCGGCTCGGTTCGGCGGGTGTGTGCGTGCCGACGGGACTCGACGGTGCGCGGCTCACCTATCTGACCGGGCAGTGGTCGCAGGAGTTCACCCGGCGCTCGACGGTGCTCGAAGCCGGAAGTTTCCGCATGGAGAGCCGGTTCGGCGTGCCGGGGCACCAGTACGTGCCGTGGCTCGCGGTGCAGGACGCCGGCTCGCCGGACGGTCCGGCGTACGGCGTTTCCCTGGCCTGGTCGGGTTCGTGGGAGCTCGACGCCGAGATCGAGCCGAGTGGTCTCACGCGCGTGCGCGCGGGCCGGCTGGCCAACCCCGGCCCGATCCGGCTTGAACCCGGCGCCGCACTGTCCACTCCGGAACTGGCGCTGGCGTCCAGCGTGGACGGACTCGCCGGGCTGGCCGACGTGTGGCACGCGTACTCGCGCAAGCTCGCCGGGCCGCGGCTCGAAAAGCGCCGCCCGGTGCTCTACAACTCCTGGGAAGCCACGGGTTTCGAGGTAAACGGCGCACGTCAGCTCGACCTCGCCAAGCAGGCTGCGGACCTGGGCGTGGAGCTGTTCGTGGTGGACGACGGCTGGTTCGTCGGCCGCGACGACGACACCGGCGGCCTGGGTGACTGGACGCCGGAGCAGTCGTCGTTCGAGGGCGGCTTCGGCGCGTTCGTCGACTCCGTGCGCGCGCTGGGACTGGACTTCGGCCTGTGGGTGGAACCCGAGGCGATCAGCCCGAAGTCCAAGCTCTACGCCGAGCACCCCGACTGGGTCTACCGCCTCGACGGCCGCCCCGCGACGCTGATCCGAAACCAGCTCCTGCTCGACCTCGGCAAGCCCGAGGTGTTCGAGTACGTGCGCGGAGTGCTCGACGAGCTGCTCACCGCGTATCCCATCTCCTACCTCAAGTGGGACATGAACCGCCCGCCGACCGAACGCGGCCGCCCTGGCGCGCCGTCGGCGGACCTGGACGCCGAGCACGTCACGAATTACCACCGGCTGCTCGACCACCTGCGCACGACCTACCCCGACCTCATCGTCGAGTCGTGCGCCGGCGGTGGTGGCCGCACGGACCTGGCGACGGTCTCGCGCAGCGATGTCGTGTGGCCCAGCGACAACACCGCGCCGCTGGATCGGTTGCGGATTCAGGACGGGTTCCTGCTGATGCACGCGCCGCACCTGATGAGCTCGTGGGTCACGGACGCGCCCGGCGTGTTCGACCCGCGGCCGCGTTCGCTGCGGTTCCGGTTCGTGCTCGCGATGGCGGGTGTGCTGGGCATCGGGGCGGACCTGTCGCACTGGGACGCCGACCAGCGGGCGGAGGCCGCGGAGCTGATCACGCGGTACAAGGAGCTGCGGCCGATCCTCCACACCGGACGGTGCCGGGTCCTGTCCGGACCGGAGCGCACCACCGCGGCCAGCCAGTACACGCTGGGCGACCAGACCGTGGTGCTGGCGTGGAGCACCGGGCAGCTGGTGGGAACGCCGCTCGTGCCGGGCCGATCGTCGCGCATCAAGCTGCACGGGCTCGACACGGCCGCCACCTACCGCGACGAGGCCGGCGTGGAGTACTCCGGTGCCCACCTCGTGCACGTGGGTCTGCCCGTCGAATGGACCGCGCAGCACGACGCGGACGTGTTCGTCCTCACCCAGGTCTGA
- a CDS encoding lactonase family protein: MTDVVLVGCYTAEMGGNGGGISTFRRESAGLVFDSTLALRSPSWLVKHPTLPVLYTTNETDSGAVSSVSLVDGALSVLDSEVPSGGAHPCHLAVTPDGRFLLCANYTGGSLAVFGLSAEGRITGRTDLVQHSGTGPNEVRQEAAHVHMAVPSADGSVVSAVDLGTDEIRSYTLSDAGELTLLAVSKLPAGSGPRQLVRIPGSDLAYVACELSSEVLTVRETSPGAFEVVASTPATHGAFDGENIVAHLEILNSGVYLSNRGADCVTSFTGSPLAAVADQACGAHPRHFAVVDGICYVAAQFDDVLTAFRLDELGKADVVQIPTGSPSFVLPLSF, translated from the coding sequence GTGACGGACGTCGTGCTGGTCGGCTGCTACACCGCCGAGATGGGCGGGAACGGCGGCGGGATCTCCACGTTCCGCCGCGAGTCCGCCGGTCTTGTTTTCGACTCGACGCTGGCGCTGCGGTCGCCGTCGTGGCTGGTCAAGCACCCGACGTTGCCGGTGCTGTACACGACCAACGAGACCGATTCCGGCGCCGTGTCCTCGGTGTCGCTTGTGGACGGTGCGTTGTCCGTGCTGGATTCCGAGGTGCCGAGCGGCGGCGCGCACCCGTGCCACCTCGCGGTGACGCCGGACGGCCGGTTCCTGTTGTGCGCCAACTACACCGGGGGCAGTCTCGCGGTGTTCGGGCTGTCGGCCGAAGGACGGATCACGGGCCGGACGGATCTGGTGCAGCACAGCGGCACGGGGCCGAACGAGGTGCGGCAGGAGGCCGCGCACGTCCACATGGCGGTGCCGAGTGCCGACGGGTCCGTGGTGAGTGCCGTGGACCTCGGAACCGATGAGATCCGCAGCTACACGCTCTCCGACGCCGGTGAGCTCACGCTGCTCGCCGTGTCGAAGCTGCCGGCGGGCAGCGGGCCGCGGCAGCTCGTGCGGATTCCCGGGTCGGACCTGGCCTACGTGGCTTGTGAGCTGTCCAGTGAGGTGCTGACGGTCCGGGAGACGTCGCCGGGCGCGTTCGAGGTGGTCGCGTCGACGCCGGCCACGCACGGTGCGTTCGACGGCGAGAACATCGTGGCCCACCTGGAGATCCTGAACTCTGGCGTGTACCTGTCGAACCGGGGCGCGGACTGCGTCACGTCGTTCACCGGCTCGCCGCTGGCGGCCGTCGCGGACCAGGCTTGTGGTGCGCACCCGCGGCACTTCGCCGTGGTGGACGGGATCTGTTACGTCGCGGCGCAGTTCGACGACGTGCTGACCGCGTTCCGGCTCGACGAGCTGGGGAAGGCCGACGTCGTGCAGATCCCGACGGGGTCGCCGAGCTTCGTGCTGCCGCTGAGTTTCTGA
- a CDS encoding bifunctional 4-hydroxy-2-oxoglutarate aldolase/2-dehydro-3-deoxy-phosphogluconate aldolase, translating to MSYRWEITDAALRQGVVGIVRTADAASAVVAARAALDAGLRSIEVPLTNSGALAAIEELTAAYPDATIGAGTVLDEASAVLAIRAGARFLVSPNVEAVVIRTAHRYGAAAFPGAGSVTEIVRALEEGADAVKVFPATALGPRWVKDVRAALPQAPLVPTGGIAPEDVPEWLAAGAVAVGMGSALTRGTADDIRARVAAMVREGS from the coding sequence ATGAGCTACCGCTGGGAGATCACGGACGCGGCCCTGCGCCAGGGGGTGGTGGGCATCGTGCGGACCGCCGATGCCGCGTCCGCCGTGGTCGCCGCTCGGGCGGCCTTGGACGCGGGCCTGCGGTCGATCGAGGTACCGCTCACCAACTCCGGTGCCCTGGCGGCGATCGAGGAGCTCACGGCCGCGTACCCCGACGCCACGATCGGCGCCGGCACCGTGCTCGACGAGGCCTCGGCCGTGCTCGCGATCCGCGCGGGGGCGCGGTTCCTGGTGTCGCCGAACGTCGAGGCCGTCGTGATCCGCACCGCTCACCGGTACGGCGCGGCCGCATTCCCCGGCGCCGGCTCGGTGACGGAAATCGTGCGGGCGCTCGAAGAAGGCGCCGACGCGGTGAAGGTCTTCCCGGCCACGGCGCTCGGTCCGCGGTGGGTCAAGGACGTGCGCGCCGCGCTGCCGCAGGCGCCACTCGTGCCGACGGGTGGAATCGCTCCCGAGGACGTGCCAGAGTGGCTCGCGGCGGGCGCGGTCGCGGTCGGCATGGGTTCGGCGCTCACGCGCGGGACGGCCGACGACATCCGCGCGCGCGTGGCCGCGATGGTGAGGGAGGGCTCGTGA
- a CDS encoding sugar kinase, which yields MNDIEVLTLGEAMRLLLAEPGVALRRAHTFQASVAGAEANVSVGLARLGHRVRWLSRVGDDSSGAAVLSALRAEGVDVSDVEVDPAGFTGLLLRDDNPGRGIDVQYHRAGSAACSLSADYVRAAGLGGARLVLVSGITAMLSLSARDAVLALFELARAEGATIAFDPNVRLKLASPAHWRETVGPLLHQADLVFAGEDELELLDASAAELIGKGVGTVVVKQRDKVARAVTAEYEWSQETLVTHVVDPVGAGDALTSGYLSSWLRGGSPAEALLAGAVSAALVVGTRTDLEGLPDRAELARTSAALGGGEEVHR from the coding sequence ATGAACGACATCGAAGTCCTCACTCTGGGCGAAGCGATGCGGCTGCTGCTCGCGGAACCCGGCGTCGCGCTGCGGCGCGCGCACACCTTCCAGGCTTCCGTGGCCGGGGCCGAAGCCAACGTGTCGGTGGGCCTCGCGCGGCTCGGCCACCGCGTGCGCTGGCTCAGCCGCGTCGGCGACGACTCGTCGGGCGCCGCGGTGCTGAGCGCGCTGCGCGCCGAGGGCGTGGACGTCTCGGACGTCGAGGTGGACCCGGCCGGGTTCACCGGATTGCTGCTGCGCGACGACAACCCGGGCCGCGGCATCGACGTGCAGTACCACCGCGCGGGTTCGGCGGCGTGCTCGCTGTCGGCCGACTACGTCCGCGCGGCCGGCCTCGGCGGCGCGCGGCTCGTGCTGGTCTCGGGGATCACGGCGATGCTGTCGCTGTCCGCGCGCGACGCCGTGCTGGCGCTGTTCGAGCTGGCGCGCGCGGAGGGGGCGACGATCGCGTTCGACCCCAACGTACGGCTCAAGCTCGCGTCGCCCGCGCACTGGCGCGAGACCGTGGGACCGCTGCTGCACCAGGCGGATCTGGTGTTCGCGGGCGAGGACGAGCTGGAACTGCTCGACGCTTCCGCCGCCGAGCTGATCGGCAAGGGTGTCGGCACGGTCGTGGTGAAGCAGCGCGACAAGGTGGCGCGCGCGGTCACGGCCGAGTACGAGTGGAGCCAGGAAACCCTGGTCACGCACGTCGTCGACCCGGTGGGCGCGGGCGACGCGCTCACGTCCGGGTACCTGTCGTCCTGGCTGCGCGGCGGTTCGCCCGCCGAGGCGCTGCTGGCCGGCGCGGTGTCGGCGGCGCTGGTCGTCGGCACGCGGACGGATCTGGAAGGACTGCCCGACCGGGCCGAACTGGCCCGCACGAGCGCCGCCCTCGGTGGCGGCGAGGAGGTACACCGATGA
- a CDS encoding SDR family NAD(P)-dependent oxidoreductase: protein MSTPDNPTAVVTGAASGIGAATARRLQADGYRVVGVDLAPLPDDLAGVRGDVTADETWTQVVAMAGEGGGITALVSNAYVPTTGPLHEMAREQWQHQLDVNLTGSYLAVKACLPSLRARRGSVVLVSSVHARFGLPGHPAYAASKGALVSLARQLAVEYAPDVRVNSVLPGPVRTQAWDRLTEEDIERSARATPAGRLGDPGEVAAVIAFLLSPAASFVTGADLTVDGGWSAAKDSA, encoded by the coding sequence ATGTCCACACCAGACAACCCGACGGCCGTGGTGACCGGTGCCGCGTCAGGCATCGGCGCGGCAACGGCCCGGCGCCTGCAGGCCGACGGCTACCGCGTCGTGGGTGTGGACCTCGCCCCCCTCCCCGACGACCTCGCCGGCGTGCGCGGCGACGTGACCGCCGACGAGACCTGGACGCAGGTCGTCGCGATGGCCGGCGAGGGCGGGGGCATCACTGCGCTGGTCAGCAACGCGTACGTGCCGACCACCGGCCCGCTGCACGAGATGGCGCGGGAGCAGTGGCAGCACCAGCTCGACGTGAACCTCACCGGTTCCTACCTCGCGGTGAAGGCGTGTCTGCCGTCGCTGCGGGCCCGGCGGGGGTCCGTCGTGCTGGTGTCTTCGGTCCACGCGCGGTTCGGCCTGCCGGGCCACCCGGCGTACGCGGCGAGCAAGGGCGCGCTGGTTTCGCTGGCGCGCCAGCTCGCCGTGGAGTACGCGCCCGACGTGCGCGTGAACTCGGTGCTGCCCGGTCCGGTGCGCACGCAGGCGTGGGACCGGCTCACCGAAGAGGACATCGAACGCAGCGCGCGGGCCACGCCCGCCGGGCGGCTGGGCGACCCGGGCGAGGTCGCCGCCGTGATCGCGTTCCTGCTCTCGCCGGCGGCCTCGTTCGTCACGGGCGCCGACCTGACCGTCGACGGCGGCTGGTCGGCCGCCAAGGATTCCGCTTAG
- the dgoD gene encoding galactonate dehydratase, whose translation MKITGIETFLVAPRWLFLKVNTDEGISGWGEPVVEGRAETVRAAVHEMAELVVGQDPLRIEDHWQTLRRGGFYRGGPVLSSALAGFDHALWDIAGKVHGVPVHELLGGPVRDRVRVYSWVGGDRPSGIFDAVSAQVEAGFTAVKMNVAGPLAPIASPAEANAALVRAREAREALGPERDLAIDFHGRVSPAMARRLVKMLEEVQPMFVEEPVLPETQGGALASVVSASTVPVAVGERLYSRWEFKPVLDAGVAVVQPDPSHAGGISELRRIAALAEVYGASLAPHCPLGPISLAASMQVAFATPNFLIQEQSLGMHYHQGTEALSYLTDSALFRFTDGYAARPTGPGLGIEVDEEAVRRADEVGHHWRSPVWRLDDGGLAEW comes from the coding sequence GTGAAGATCACCGGTATCGAGACCTTCCTCGTCGCACCACGCTGGTTGTTCCTGAAGGTGAACACCGACGAGGGCATCTCCGGCTGGGGCGAGCCCGTGGTCGAGGGCCGCGCCGAGACGGTGCGCGCGGCGGTGCACGAGATGGCCGAGCTCGTCGTCGGCCAGGACCCGCTGCGCATCGAGGACCACTGGCAGACGTTGCGCCGCGGTGGGTTCTACCGCGGCGGGCCGGTGCTCTCCAGCGCGCTCGCGGGCTTCGACCACGCGCTGTGGGACATCGCGGGCAAGGTGCACGGGGTGCCGGTGCACGAGCTGCTCGGCGGGCCCGTGCGCGATCGCGTGCGCGTGTATTCGTGGGTGGGCGGCGACCGTCCGTCGGGCATTTTCGACGCCGTGTCCGCGCAGGTGGAAGCCGGTTTCACGGCGGTGAAGATGAACGTGGCGGGACCACTCGCGCCCATCGCGTCACCCGCCGAAGCCAACGCCGCGCTGGTCCGGGCGCGGGAGGCGCGTGAGGCGCTGGGCCCGGAGCGCGACCTCGCCATCGACTTCCACGGCCGGGTGTCGCCCGCGATGGCGCGCCGGCTGGTGAAGATGCTCGAAGAGGTCCAGCCGATGTTCGTCGAGGAGCCGGTGCTGCCGGAGACGCAGGGCGGTGCGCTGGCGTCGGTCGTTTCCGCGTCGACGGTGCCGGTGGCGGTCGGCGAACGGCTGTACTCGCGCTGGGAGTTCAAGCCGGTGCTCGACGCGGGCGTCGCGGTGGTGCAGCCCGACCCGTCGCACGCCGGCGGCATCTCGGAGCTGCGGCGCATCGCCGCGCTGGCCGAGGTCTACGGAGCGAGCCTGGCCCCGCACTGCCCGCTCGGCCCGATCTCGCTGGCGGCGTCGATGCAGGTGGCGTTCGCGACGCCGAACTTCCTGATCCAGGAACAAAGTCTCGGCATGCACTACCACCAGGGCACCGAGGCGCTGAGCTACCTCACGGACTCCGCGCTGTTCCGCTTCACCGACGGCTACGCCGCGCGGCCGACCGGCCCGGGCCTCGGCATCGAGGTCGACGAGGAAGCCGTGCGCCGCGCCGACGAGGTCGGCCACCACTGGCGTTCGCCCGTGTGGCGCCTGGACGACGGTGGACTCGCCGAATGGTGA
- a CDS encoding DUF4380 domain-containing protein, translated as MVTDVVWLDNGVLRLGVVPALGGRLLSLAHGGVELLWRNPALLGSDLQPLDGHVLGPNSGRMGDWVNYGGDKTWPAPQGWDGPGEWAGPPDPVLDSGPYSVSGLTGHTVTLTSGVEPRTGLRFTRELTLGAGASYTLRLTAANCSAAPVRWALWNVTQLPGGGTVTAGLAGMRTPGVVELVAGTGNPRYTVDGGTLVVPPQDVVGKLGVPDTAGWVSCTVGETTLTLSFDVDPAAEYPDAGSPLEIWLEHPLPEPLADLGDLDPPARIVELEALGPLTTLAPGETTSLVVTGTVSAHA; from the coding sequence ATGGTGACCGACGTCGTGTGGCTCGACAACGGCGTGCTGCGCCTCGGCGTCGTCCCGGCGCTGGGCGGGCGGCTGTTGTCGCTGGCCCACGGTGGTGTCGAGCTGTTGTGGCGCAACCCGGCGTTGCTGGGTTCCGACCTCCAGCCACTCGACGGCCACGTCCTGGGGCCGAACTCCGGCCGGATGGGCGACTGGGTCAACTACGGCGGCGACAAGACCTGGCCCGCTCCACAGGGCTGGGACGGGCCCGGGGAATGGGCGGGGCCGCCGGACCCCGTGCTGGACTCGGGCCCGTACTCCGTCTCGGGTCTGACGGGTCACACAGTCACCCTGACCAGCGGCGTCGAACCCCGCACGGGCCTGCGGTTCACGCGCGAGCTGACGTTGGGCGCCGGCGCTTCGTACACGCTGCGACTCACCGCGGCGAACTGCTCCGCGGCGCCGGTGCGCTGGGCTCTGTGGAACGTCACCCAGCTCCCCGGCGGCGGCACCGTCACGGCCGGCCTGGCGGGCATGCGCACGCCGGGCGTCGTGGAGCTCGTGGCGGGCACCGGAAACCCGCGGTACACAGTGGACGGTGGCACGCTCGTGGTGCCGCCGCAGGACGTCGTCGGCAAGCTCGGCGTGCCCGACACCGCGGGCTGGGTCTCGTGCACCGTCGGTGAGACCACGCTCACGCTGTCCTTCGACGTCGACCCGGCCGCGGAGTACCCCGACGCCGGGTCGCCGCTGGAGATCTGGCTGGAGCACCCGCTGCCGGAACCCCTCGCCGACCTGGGCGACCTCGACCCGCCGGCGCGCATTGTGGAGCTGGAAGCCCTTGGCCCCCTGACCACGCTCGCTCCCGGTGAGACGACGTCTCTGGTGGTCACGGGGACCGTGTCGGCTCACGCGTGA
- a CDS encoding SDR family NAD(P)-dependent oxidoreductase produces the protein MNAHLRGKVALVTGGSRGLGAASVRKLAAAGADVAITYLQAADHAECVAESVRKHGVRAETFQADQADFDQVRGMVDAVAEQFGRIDILVNNAGTAVGGVIGEVPQACRDRIWAVNVHGLVATTEQVIAHMPDGGRIINVGSVAGLRVFVGGLGDYGATKAAVGMYAHSWAHELAPRRITVHTVLSGWADTELAPPPSSPLGQQVLAQVPLGRYADPDEIAGTIAFLAGPAAAYITGTDLRVDGGRHA, from the coding sequence GTGAACGCACATCTTCGTGGCAAAGTCGCCCTCGTCACCGGCGGTAGCCGCGGGCTGGGTGCGGCGTCCGTCCGCAAGCTCGCGGCAGCGGGCGCGGATGTCGCGATCACCTACCTCCAAGCGGCCGACCACGCCGAGTGCGTCGCCGAATCCGTCCGTAAGCACGGCGTCCGGGCCGAGACCTTCCAGGCCGACCAAGCCGATTTCGACCAGGTGCGGGGCATGGTCGACGCCGTGGCCGAGCAGTTCGGCCGCATCGACATCCTGGTCAACAACGCGGGGACGGCCGTCGGCGGTGTGATCGGCGAGGTGCCGCAAGCGTGCCGGGACCGGATCTGGGCGGTCAACGTCCACGGCCTGGTCGCCACGACCGAACAGGTCATCGCCCACATGCCGGACGGCGGCCGGATCATCAACGTCGGTTCCGTTGCCGGGCTGCGGGTTTTCGTGGGTGGCCTCGGCGATTACGGCGCGACCAAGGCCGCCGTGGGGATGTACGCGCACTCGTGGGCGCACGAACTCGCGCCGCGGCGGATCACGGTGCACACCGTCCTGTCGGGTTGGGCCGACACGGAGCTGGCTCCGCCGCCGAGCTCCCCGTTGGGGCAGCAGGTGCTCGCCCAGGTACCGCTGGGCCGCTACGCCGACCCGGACGAGATCGCCGGCACGATCGCGTTCCTCGCCGGCCCCGCGGCCGCATACATCACCGGCACCGATCTCCGCGTGGACGGCGGCCGGCACGCGTGA
- the purB gene encoding adenylosuccinate lyase codes for MTDKPRIPNVLAARYASPELVRLWSPEQKVVLERQLWLAVLRAQNELGVEVPEGVLADYERVIDDVNLESIAERERVTRHDVKARIEEFNALAGHEHVHKGMTSRDLTENVEQLQQLRSLELMRSRVAAVLARLAELAVEHSDLVMAGRSHNVAAQATTLGKRFATAADELLVAFSRLDNLIERYPLRGIKGPVGTAQDMLDLLGDESTLDLLESKIAEHLGFRNHFVSVGQVYPRSLDFDVLSTLVQLAAAPSSLAKTIRLMAGHELVTEGFKPGQVGSSAMPHKMNTRSCERVNGLAVVLRGHLSMIGELAGDQWNEGDVSDSVVRRVALPDAFFALDGLLETFLTVLSEFGAFPAVIERELDRYLPFLATTKVLMAAVRGGVGRETAHEAIKENAVGVALAMRERGAENDLLDRLAADDRLPLDRGDLDKLLADRISFTGVAPAQVAEVAQRVETVLERFPDAAQYSPRPIL; via the coding sequence GTGACGGACAAGCCCCGGATTCCCAACGTGCTCGCCGCCCGCTACGCGTCGCCCGAGCTGGTGCGGCTCTGGTCGCCCGAGCAGAAGGTGGTGCTGGAGCGACAGCTGTGGCTCGCCGTGCTCCGCGCGCAGAACGAGCTGGGCGTCGAAGTGCCCGAAGGTGTGCTCGCGGACTACGAGCGCGTGATCGATGACGTGAACCTCGAGTCGATCGCCGAGCGCGAGCGCGTGACGCGCCACGACGTGAAAGCCCGCATCGAGGAGTTCAACGCCCTCGCCGGCCACGAGCACGTGCACAAGGGCATGACCTCGCGCGACCTCACGGAGAACGTGGAGCAGCTGCAGCAGCTGCGGTCGCTGGAGCTCATGCGCAGCCGCGTCGCCGCGGTGCTCGCGCGCCTGGCCGAACTGGCCGTGGAGCACTCCGACCTGGTGATGGCCGGGCGCTCGCACAACGTCGCCGCGCAGGCCACCACGCTGGGCAAGCGCTTCGCGACCGCCGCCGACGAGCTGCTGGTCGCGTTCTCCCGCCTGGACAACCTCATCGAGCGCTACCCGCTGCGCGGCATCAAGGGCCCGGTCGGCACGGCGCAGGACATGCTCGACCTCCTGGGCGACGAGTCCACTTTGGACCTGCTCGAGTCGAAGATCGCCGAGCACCTCGGGTTCCGCAACCACTTCGTGAGCGTCGGGCAGGTCTACCCGCGTTCGCTCGACTTCGACGTGCTGTCCACGCTGGTGCAGCTGGCCGCGGCGCCGTCGAGCCTCGCCAAGACGATCCGGCTGATGGCCGGCCACGAGCTCGTGACCGAGGGCTTCAAGCCGGGCCAGGTCGGCTCGTCGGCCATGCCGCACAAGATGAACACGCGCTCGTGCGAGCGGGTCAACGGTCTCGCGGTCGTGCTGCGCGGGCACCTGTCGATGATCGGCGAGCTCGCGGGCGACCAGTGGAACGAGGGCGACGTGTCCGACTCGGTCGTGCGCCGCGTCGCGCTGCCCGACGCGTTCTTCGCGCTCGACGGCCTGCTGGAGACCTTCCTCACCGTGCTGTCCGAGTTCGGCGCCTTCCCCGCCGTGATCGAGCGTGAGCTTGATCGCTACCTGCCGTTCCTCGCCACCACGAAGGTGCTGATGGCGGCCGTGCGCGGCGGCGTCGGCCGGGAGACGGCCCACGAGGCGATCAAGGAGAACGCCGTCGGCGTGGCGCTGGCGATGCGTGAGCGCGGCGCCGAGAACGACCTGCTCGACCGGCTGGCGGCCGACGACCGGTTGCCGTTGGACCGCGGTGACCTGGACAAACTCCTCGCCGACCGGATCTCGTTCACGGGCGTGGCACCGGCGCAGGTCGCGGAGGTGGCGCAGCGCGTGGAGACCGTGCTGGAGCGCTTTCCGGACGCGGCGCAGTATTCGCCGCGACCCATCCTGTAA
- a CDS encoding alpha/beta hydrolase, with amino-acid sequence MPLARRALVLLLTAVLAAACSSGPPAPVEAAPVPACRVVKTPVSVPGVPAPGQLTGDLCTPPSGNGTVLLLVAGGGENADYWDLPELRSNSLVRAALAKGFATYALDRLGTGRSTVPASSTSVTYAAQVSTTDQVATALHSDAQVFGKTWHTVVGIGHSLGSGTLAGVAARHAGVLDALILTGYGAAVTPETLQLDKLYQVPARTVGTRWQGLDDGYVTVLPDKVEQIGLVHGPGTDPKALPVIGAHQGILSDTELSSRPQGAAAAAQAARITLPALVAVGQFDRHYCEGNPVGAPPAPTPQCGGAPAFQSYEKKLLPNACLATHLVAGSGHAIQEELAAPTANALYLSWLRTTFDGGKARCAETGPVS; translated from the coding sequence ATGCCCCTCGCCCGCCGTGCCCTGGTTCTCCTGCTCACCGCCGTGCTGGCCGCCGCGTGTTCGAGCGGCCCGCCGGCTCCCGTCGAAGCTGCCCCGGTGCCGGCGTGCCGCGTGGTGAAGACTCCGGTCTCGGTACCCGGCGTGCCCGCGCCGGGACAGCTCACCGGTGATCTGTGCACGCCCCCGAGCGGCAACGGCACCGTGCTGCTGCTCGTCGCCGGGGGCGGTGAGAACGCCGACTACTGGGACCTGCCCGAGCTGCGTTCGAACAGCCTCGTCCGCGCGGCCCTGGCCAAGGGCTTCGCCACCTACGCGCTCGACCGGCTCGGCACCGGCCGTTCGACCGTGCCCGCTTCGAGCACCTCGGTGACCTACGCCGCGCAAGTGTCCACAACGGACCAGGTGGCGACGGCGCTGCACAGCGACGCCCAGGTGTTCGGCAAGACCTGGCACACCGTCGTCGGCATCGGGCACTCGCTGGGTTCCGGCACGCTGGCCGGCGTCGCGGCCAGGCACGCCGGAGTGCTCGACGCGCTGATCCTCACCGGGTACGGCGCCGCCGTGACCCCGGAAACCCTGCAGCTCGACAAGCTCTACCAGGTGCCGGCGCGGACCGTCGGGACCCGGTGGCAAGGGCTGGACGACGGGTACGTGACGGTGCTGCCGGACAAGGTCGAGCAGATCGGCCTCGTCCACGGCCCGGGCACCGACCCGAAGGCACTGCCGGTGATCGGGGCCCACCAGGGAATCCTGTCCGACACCGAGCTGTCGTCCCGGCCGCAGGGCGCCGCCGCGGCCGCGCAGGCGGCCCGGATCACGCTGCCGGCGCTGGTCGCCGTCGGCCAGTTCGACCGCCACTACTGCGAGGGCAATCCCGTGGGCGCGCCGCCGGCACCGACTCCGCAGTGCGGCGGCGCGCCCGCGTTCCAGAGCTACGAGAAGAAGCTGCTGCCGAACGCGTGCCTCGCCACGCACCTGGTCGCCGGCAGCGGGCATGCGATCCAGGAGGAACTCGCCGCGCCGACCGCGAACGCGTTGTACCTGTCGTGGCTGCGAACCACCTTCGACGGCGGCAAAGCGCGGTGCGCGGAGACCGGCCCGGTGTCGTGA